From Leopardus geoffroyi isolate Oge1 chromosome B4, O.geoffroyi_Oge1_pat1.0, whole genome shotgun sequence, a single genomic window includes:
- the CHD4 gene encoding chromodomain-helicase-DNA-binding protein 4 isoform X1: protein MASGLGSPSPCSAGSEEEDMDALLNNSLPPPHPENEEDPEEDLSEAETPKLKKKKKPKKPRDPKIPKSKRQKKERMLLCRQLGDSSGEGPEFVEEEEEVALRSDSEGSDYTPGKKKKKKLGPKKEKKSKSKRKEEEEEDDDDDDSKEPKSSAQLLEDWGMEDIDHVFSEEDYRTLTNYKAFSQFVRPLIAAKNPKIAVSKMMMVLGAKWREFSTNNPFKGSSGASVAAAAAAAVAVVESMVTATEVAPPPPPVEVPIRKAKTKEGKGPNARRKPKGSPRVPDAKKPKPKKVAPLKIKLGGFGSKRKRSSSEDDDLDVESDFDDASINSYSVSDGSTSRSSRSRKKLRTTKKKKKGEEEVTAVDGYETDHQDYCEVCQQGGEIILCDTCPRAYHMVCLDPDMEKAPEGKWSCPHCEKEGIQWEAKEDNSEGEEILEEVGGDPEEEDDHHMEFCRVCKDGGELLCCDTCPSSYHIHCLNPPLPEIPNGEWLCPRCTCPALKGKVQKILIWKWGQPPSPTPVPRPPDADPNTPSPKPLEGRPERQFFVKWQGMSYWHCSWVSELQLELHCQVMFRNYQRKNDMDEPPSGDFGGDEEKSRKRKNKDPKFAEMEERFYRYGIKPEWMMIHRILNHSVDKKGHVHYLIKWRDLPYDQASWESEDVEIQDYDLFKQSYWNHRELMRGEEGRPGKKLKKVKLRKLERPPETPTVDPTVKYERQPEYLDATGGTLHPYQMEGLNWLRFSWAQGTDTILADEMGLGKTVQTAVFLYSLYKEGHSKGPFLVSAPLSTIINWEREFEMWAPDMYVVTYVGDKDSRAIIRENEFSFEDNAIRGGKKASRMKKEASVKFHVLLTSYELITIDMAILGSIDWACLIVDEAHRLKNNQSKFFRVLNGYSLQHKLLLTGTPLQNNLEELFHLLNFLTPERFHNLEGFLEEFADIAKEDQIKKLHDMLGPHMLRRLKADVFKNMPSKTELIVRVELSPMQKKYYKYILTRNFEALNARGGGNQVSLLNVVMDLKKCCNHPYLFPVAAMEAPKMPNGMYDGSALIRASGKLLLLQKMLKNLKEGGHRVLIFSQMTKMLDLLEDFLEHEGYKYERIDGGITGNMRQEAIDRFNAPGAQQFCFLLSTRAGGLGINLATADTVIIYDSDWNPHNDIQAFSRAHRIGQNKKVMIYRFVTRASVEERITQVAKKKMMLTHLVVRPGLGSKTGSMSKQELDDILKFGTEELFKDEATDGGGDNKEGEDSSVIHYDDKAIERLLDRNQDETEDTELQGMNEYLSSFKVAQYVVREEEMGEEEEVEREIIKQEESVDPDYWEKLLRHHYEQQQEDLARNLGKGKRIRKQVNYNDGSQEDRGVCGRPRPPPMGRSTRAVGPAHLPSLPPDWQDDQSDNQSDYSVASEEGDEDFDERSEAPRRPSRKGLRNDKDKPLPPLLARVGGNIEVLGFNARQRKAFLNAIMRYGMPPQDAFTTQWLVRDLRGKSEKEFKAYVSLFMRHLCEPGADGAETFADGVPREGLSRQHVLTRIGVMSLIRKKVQEFEHVNGRWSMPELAEVEENKKMSQPGSPSPKTPTPSTPGDTQPNTPAPAPPAEDGIKIEENSLKEEESAEGEKEVKSAAPEATVECTQPPAPASEDEKVLVEPPEGEEKVEKAEVKERTEEPMETEPKGVADVEKVEEKSAVDLTPIVVEDKEEKKEEEEKKEVMLQNGETPKDLNDEKQKKNIKQRFMFNIADGGFTELHSLWQNEERAATVTKKTYEIWHRRHDYWLLAGIINHGYARWQDIQNDPRYAILNEPFKGEMNRGNFLEIKNKFLARRFKLLEQALVIEEQLRRAAYLNMSEDPSHPSMALNTRFAEVECLAESHQHLSKESMAGNKPANAVLHKGILKQLEELLSDMKADVTRLPATIARIPPVAVRLQMSERNILSRLANRAPEPTPQQVAQQQ from the exons ATGGCGTCGGGCCTGGGCTCCCCGTCCCCCTGCTCGGCGGGCAGCGAGGAGGAGGATATGGATGCACTTTTGAACAacagcctgcccccaccccacccag AAAATGAAGAGGACCCAGAAGAGGATTTGTCAGAAGCAGAGACTCCAAAgctcaagaagaagaaaaagcctaAGAAGCCTCGGGACCCTAAAATCCCTAAGAGCAAGCGCCAAAAAAAGGAG cGTATGCTCTTATGCCGGCAGCTGGGGGACAGCTCTGGGGAGGGGCCGGAGtttgtggaggaggaggaagaggtggctCTGCGCTCAGACAGTGAGGGCAGCGACTATACCCCtggcaagaagaagaagaagaagcttggacctaagaaagaaaagaagagcaaatccaagaggaaggaagaggaggaggaggatgacgatgatgatgattcAAAG GAACCTAAATCGTCCGCTCAGCTCCTGGAAGACTGGGGCATGGAAGACATTGACCATGTGTTCTCAGAGGAGGATTATCGCACCCTCACCAACTACAAGGCCTTTAGCCAGTTTGTCCG ACCCCTCATTGCTGCCAAAAACCCCAAGATTGCTGTCTCCAAGATGATGATGGTTTTGGGTGCAAAGTGGCGTGAGTTTAGCACCAACAACCCCTTCAAAGGCAGTTCTGGGGCATCAgtggcagcagcagcggcagcagcagtgGCTGTGGTGGAGAGCATGGTGACGGCCACTGAAGTTgcaccacctcctccccctgtGGAGGTGCCTATCCGCAAGGCCAAGACCAAGGAGGGCAAAG GTCCCAATGCTCGGAGGAAGCCCAAGGGCAGCCCTCGTGTACCTGATGCCAAGAAGCCTAAACCCAAGAAAGTAGCTCCCCTGAAAATCAAGCTGGGAGGTTTTGGTTCTAAGCGTAAGAGATCCTCG AGTGAGGATGATGACTTAGATGTGGAATCTGACTTCGATGATGCCAGTATCAATAGCTATTCTGTTTCTGATGGTTCTACCAGCCGTAGTAGCCGCAGCCGCAAGAAACTCCgaaccactaaaaagaagaagaaag GCGAGGAGGAGGTGACTGCTGTGGATGGTTATGAGACAGACCACCAGGACTATTGCGAGGTGTGCCAGCAAGGCGGTGAGATCATCCTGTGTGATACCTGTCCCCGAGCTTACCACATGGTCTGCCTGGATCCGGACATGGAGAAGGCTCCTGAGGGCAAGTGGAGCTGCCCACACTGC GAGAAGGAAGGCATCCAGTGGGAGGCTAAAGAGGACAATTCGGAGGGTGAGGAGATCCTGGAAGAGGTTGGAGGAGACCCTGAAGAGGAGGATGACCACCATATGGAATTCTGTCGTGTCTGTAAAGACGGTGGGGAGCTGCTCTGCTGTGACACTTGTCCTTCATCCTACCACATCCACTGTCTGAACCCCCCACTTCCAGAGATCCCTAATGGTGAATGGCTCTGTCCCCGTTGTACG TGTCCAGCTCTTAAGGGCAAAGTTCAGAAGATTCTAATCTGGAAGTGGGGTCAGCCACCATCTCCCACACCAGTGCCTCGGCCTCCAGATGCTGATCCCAATACTCCCTCCCCTAAGCCCCTGGAGGGGCGGCCAGAGCGGCAGTTCTTTGTGAAATGGCAAGGCATGTCTTACTGGCACTGCTCCTGGGTGTCTGAACTGCAG TTGGAGCTGCACTGTCAAGTGATGTTTCGAAACTACCAGCGGAAGAACGATATGGATGAACCACCGTCTGGGGACTTTGGTGGTGATGAAGAGAAGAGCCGAAAGCGCAAGAACAAAGACCCTAAATTTGCAGAGATGGAGGAACGTTTCTATCGCTATGGGATAAAACCTGAGTGGATGATGATCCACCGAATTCTTAACCACAG TGTGGATAAGAAGGGCCATGTCCATTACTTGATCAAGTGGCGGGACTTACCCTATGATCAGGCATCCTGGGagagtgaggatgtggagatacAGGACTACGACCTGTTCAAGCAGAGCTATTGGAACCACAG GGAGTTAATGAGGGGTGAGGAAGGACGACCAGGCAAGAAGCTCAAGAAGGTGAAGCTGAGGAAGTTGGAGAGGCCTCCTGAAACTCCAACAGTTGAT CCAACAGTGAAGTATGAGCGACAGCCAGAGTACCTGGATGCTACAGGTGGAACCCTGCACCCCTATcagatggagggcttgaactggTTGCGCTTCTCCTGGGCTCAGGGCACCGACACCATCTTGGCTGATGAGATGGGCCTTGGGAAGACTGTCCAAACAGCAGTCTTCCTCTATTCTCTCTACAAGGAG GGTCATTCCAAAGGCCCCTTCCTAGTGAGTGCCCCTCTTTCTACCATCATCAACTGGGAGCGGGAGTTTGAAATGTGGGCTCCAGATATGTATGTGGTGACGTATGTGGGTGACAAAGACAGCCGTGCCATCATCCGAGAGAATGAGTTCTCTTTTGAAGACAACGCCATTCGTGGTGGCAAGAAAGCCTCTCGCATGAAG AAAGAGGCATCTGTGAAATTCCATGTGCTGCTGACGTCTTATGAGTTGATCACCATTGACATGGCTATCTTGGGTTCCATTGATTGGGCATGCCTCATTGTGGATGAAGCGCATCGGCTCAAGAACAATCAGTCAAAG TTCTTCCGGGTCTTAAATGGTTACTCACTTCAACACAAACTGTTGCTGACCGGGACTCCATTACAAAACAATCTAGAAGAGTTGTTTCATCTCCTCAACTTTCTCACCCCAGAGAGGTTCCA caATTTGGAAGGCTTTTTGGAGGAGTTTGCAGACATTGCCAAGGAAGACCAGATTAAAAAACTGCACGATATGCTGGGCCCTCACATGTTGCGGCGGCTCAAAGCTGACGTGTTCAAAAATATGCCATCCAAGACAGAACTGATTGTGCGTGTGGAGCTGAGCCCCATGCAGAA GAAATACTACAAGTACATCCTCACTCGAAATTTTGAAGCACTCAATGCTCGAGGGGGTGGCAACCAGGTCTCTCTGCTGAATGTGGTGATGGATCTTAAGAAGTGCTGCAACCACCCATATCTTTTCCCTGTGGCTGCGATG GAAGCCCCTAAAATGCCCAATGGCATGTATGATGGCAGTGCTCTAATCCGAGCATCTGGAAAATTATTGCTGCTACAGAAGATGCTTAAGAACCTTAAGGAGGGTGGGCACCGTGTACTCATCTTCTCTCAG ATGACCAAGATGCTGGACTTGTTGGAGGATTTCTTGGAACATGAAGGTTATAAGTATGAACGTATTGATGGTGGGATAACTGGGAACATGCGACAAGAGGCCATTGACCGCTTCAATG CACCGGGTGCTCAACAGTTCTGCTTCTTGCTTTCTACTCGAGCTGGGGGCCTTGGAATCAATCTGGCCACTGCTGACACAGTTATTATCTATGACTCTGACTGGAACCCCCATAATGACATCCAG GCTTTTAGTAGAGCTCACCGTATTGGGCAGAATAAGAAGGTGATGATATATCGGTTTGTGACCCGTGCGTCAGTGGAGGAGCGCATCACGCAGGTGGCAAAGAAGAAGATGATGCTGACGCATCTAGTGGTTCGGCCTGGGCTGGGCTCCAAGACTGGATCCATGTCCAAACAGGAGCTTGATGACATCCTCAAGTTTGGCACTGAAGAACTATTTAAGGATGAAGCCACAGATGGAG GAGGAGACAACAAAGAGGGAGAAGATAGCAGTGTTATCCACTATGATGATAAGGCCATTGAGCGACTTCTGGACCGTAACCAGGATgagacagaagacacagaattgcAGGGCATGAATGAATATTTGAGCTCATTCAAAGTGGCCCAGTACGTGGTGCGGGAAGAAGAGATGGGG gaggaagaggaggtagAACGAGAAAtcataaaacaggaagaaagtgtGGATCCTGACTACTGGGAGAAATTGCTGCGGCACCATTATGAGCAGCAGCAAGAAGATCTAGCCCGAAATCtgggcaaaggaaaaagaatccgTAAACAGGTCAACTACAATGATGGCTCCCAGGAGGACCGAGGTGTGTgtggccggccccgccccccacccatgGGCCGTTCCACTAGAGCAGTGGGCCCCGCTcatctgccctctctccctccagatTGGCAGGACGACCAGTCCGACAACCAGTCCGATTATTCAGTGGCCTCAGAGGAAGGTGATGAAGACTTTGATGAACGCTCAGAAG CTCCCCGCAGGCCCAGTCGCAAGGGCCTGCGGAATGATAAAGATAAGCCATTGCCTCCTCTGTTGGCCCGTGTTGGTGGGAATATTGAA GTACTTGGCTTTAATGCTCGTCAGCGAAAAGCCTTTCTTAATGCAATTATGCGATATGGGATGCCACCTCAGGATGCTTTTACCACCCAGTGGCTTGTGAGAGATCTGCGAGGCAAATCAGAGAAAGAGTTCAA GGcttatgtgtctctttttatgcgACATTTATGTGAGCCGGGGGCAGATGGGGCTGAGACCTTTGCTGATGGTGTCCCCCGAGAAGGCCTGTCTCGCCAGCATGTCCTTACTAGAATTGGTGTCATGTCCTTGATTCGAAAGAAG GTTCAGGAGTTTGAACATGTCAATGGGCGCTGGAGCATGCCTGAACTTGCTGAAGTAGAGGAGAACAAGAAAATGTCCCAGCCAGGGTCACCTTCCCCAAAGACTCCCACACCCTCCACTCCAGGGGACACACAACCCAATACCCCTGCACCTGCCCCACCTGCTG AGGATGggataaaaatagaagagaatagcCTCAAAGAAGAAGAGAGtgcagaaggagaaaaggaggttAAATCTGCAGCCCCAGAGGCCACTGTCGAG TGTACAcaaccccctgcccctgcctcagaGGATGAAAAAGTCCTTGTTGAACCTCccgagggagaggagaaagtggaaaaggcagaggtgaaggagagaacagaggaaCCGATGGAGACAGAGCCCAAAG GTGTTGCTGACGTGGAGAAGGTAGAGGAGAAGTCAGCAGTAGATCTGACTCCCATTGTGGTAGAGGACAAAG aagagaagaaagaagaagaagagaaaaaagaggtgaTGCTTCAGAATGGAGAGACCCCCAAGGACCTGAATGAcgagaagcagaaaaaaaatattaaacagcgATTTATGTTCAACATCGCAGATGGTGGTTTTACTG AGTTGCACTCCCTTTGGCAGAATGAGGAGCGGGCAGCCACAGTCACCAAGAAGACTTATGAGATCTGGCATCGGCGACATGACTACTGGCTGCTGGCTGGCATCATAAA CCATGGTTATGCCCGGTGGCAGGACATCCAGAATGACCCACGCTATGCCATCCTCAATGAACCTTTCAAGGGTGAAATGAATCGTGGCAATTTCTTAGAGATCAAGAATAAGTTTCTAGCCCGAAGGTTCAAG CTCTTAGAACAAGCCCTGGTGATTGAGGAACAGCTGCGCCGGGCAGCTTACCTGAACATGTCTGAGGACCCTTCTCACCCTTCCATGGCCCTAAACACCCGCTTTGCTGAGGTGGAGTGTTTGGCGGAGAGTCATCAGCACCTGTCTAAGGAGTCAATGGCAGGAAACAAGCCAGCCAATGCAGTCCTGCACAAAGGTA